The Pseudofrankia inefficax genome window below encodes:
- a CDS encoding YbaK/EbsC family protein — MHPTVERFQERLRELGATGEARELPNSSHTANEAAEALGTSVGQIVKSLVFLAGDQPVMVLASGLNQVDTDKVSALLGSPVGRAGAKTVREATGYAIGGVPPVAHATEMRILLDRDLLAHAELWAAAGTPNAVFPTNPDELHAITHGEWADVRHEF; from the coding sequence ATGCATCCGACGGTGGAGCGTTTTCAGGAGCGCCTGCGTGAGCTGGGCGCCACTGGCGAAGCCCGCGAGCTGCCGAACAGCTCACACACCGCGAACGAGGCCGCCGAGGCGCTCGGCACCTCGGTCGGGCAGATCGTGAAGAGCCTCGTCTTCCTGGCCGGTGACCAGCCCGTCATGGTGCTCGCGTCGGGCCTGAACCAGGTCGACACCGACAAGGTCTCGGCGCTGCTCGGCAGCCCGGTGGGCCGCGCCGGCGCGAAGACCGTCCGCGAGGCGACCGGCTACGCCATCGGGGGCGTTCCACCGGTCGCGCACGCCACCGAGATGCGCATTCTTCTCGACCGCGACCTGCTCGCCCACGCCGAACTGTGGGCCGCCGCCGGAACTCCCAACGCGGTCTTCCCGACCAATCCCGACGAGCTTCACGCCATCACCCACGGCGAATGGGCCGACGTCCGCCACGAGTTCTAG
- a CDS encoding LysR family transcriptional regulator, translating to MIDVRRLRLLRELDCRGTVAATAAALHLTPSAVSQQLAALARESGVPLLDQVGRNVRLTPAARVLLRHADEIFAQLERAEADLAAFDAGRIGPVTISAFPTAIVGIVAPAIERLRETHPGIDITIVDVMPPDCYDMLIGGELDLACDFVSTHPDDGRFETIGLLDDVFDVALPRDHPLAGLDRVSLAQLADEDYIASRAGTACLQIMLAGCAVAGFAPRIRHRSDDFPAVLSLIAAGCGIALIPRLAGLCSTDRVVLRPLVDPPVRRLAVALRRGSGGAPHLAAVVRALVDAARLAETAAPLLPGICPPVAVRPVAVQPVGAQPGVLA from the coding sequence GTGATCGACGTTCGACGCCTCCGGCTGCTGCGTGAGCTGGACTGCCGGGGCACCGTGGCCGCGACGGCCGCCGCGCTGCATCTCACCCCGTCCGCCGTCAGCCAGCAGCTCGCGGCGCTCGCCCGCGAGTCCGGCGTCCCCCTGCTTGACCAGGTCGGACGCAACGTCCGGCTGACGCCGGCGGCCCGGGTGCTGCTGCGGCACGCTGACGAGATCTTCGCCCAGCTGGAGCGGGCCGAGGCCGACCTCGCGGCGTTCGACGCGGGCCGGATCGGCCCGGTGACGATCTCCGCCTTCCCGACGGCGATCGTCGGAATTGTCGCCCCCGCGATAGAGCGGCTGCGCGAGACCCACCCCGGCATCGACATCACGATCGTCGACGTGATGCCGCCCGACTGCTACGACATGCTGATCGGCGGCGAGCTCGACCTCGCGTGTGACTTCGTCTCGACCCACCCCGACGACGGCCGGTTCGAGACGATCGGGCTGCTGGACGACGTGTTCGATGTGGCGCTGCCGCGCGACCACCCGCTGGCCGGCCTCGACCGGGTCTCGCTCGCGCAGCTCGCCGACGAGGACTACATCGCGAGCCGGGCCGGGACGGCCTGCCTGCAGATCATGCTGGCAGGCTGCGCGGTGGCCGGGTTCGCGCCGCGGATTCGCCACCGCAGCGACGACTTCCCAGCCGTGCTCAGCCTGATCGCCGCCGGCTGCGGGATCGCGCTCATCCCGCGCCTGGCCGGGCTTTGCTCGACCGACCGGGTGGTGCTGCGCCCGCTCGTCGACCCGCCGGTGCGCCGGCTCGCGGTGGCGCTGCGGCGGGGCTCCGGCGGCGCGCCGCACCTGGCCGCCGTGGTGCGGGCGCTCGTGGACGCGGCGCGGCTTGCCGAAACCGCGGCCCCGCTGCTGCCGGGTATCTGCCCGCCGGTCGCCGTCCGGCCTGTCGCGGTCCAGCCGGTCGGCGCCCAGCCGGGCGTGCTGGCCTGA
- a CDS encoding class I adenylate-forming enzyme family protein — protein MTVTGTMATGSSLGLLAELAKERVGDETLLYFEDQRWTGTQLIERGARLSGGLRAAGLLPGDRVVVCMANCPEVGITYTAVWRAGAVVTPVLFLLSEPELRHVLTDSGARFVVTTPDFLPKVLGAAIGVPTVAAVVVAGDAPGVSGGTDLAGAGRGAVPPVVDFAELEAVEAAGLVDTSSTEMAALLYTGGTTGRSKGVVLTHDALSSAAWAANVSHEEETPEDGSRLAGLSPLPLSHVYGLAINVMGLHSTRPGTSVLMRWFDPGEFLTLVARHRVRISALVPMMIRMLLDTPVESHDTSSLRRVVSGSAALPRETALEWQRRLPHIALAEGYGCTEAAAIVSSAPRRAIRIGSVGKPVGGVEVRIERRDGTEAVVGEDGEICLRGPSLMSGYWNAPEETAKVLRGGWLHTGDVGKCDEDGYLYVVDRIKDVIIRNGFNVYPRDVEDVLLTHPDVVACGVVGRPDATRGEEIVAFVQLAPGATVTPAELIAFSRERISAVKYPREVLVVDTIPITSVLKTDRKALRAMLDR, from the coding sequence ATGACGGTGACCGGGACGATGGCAACCGGCAGCAGCCTCGGCCTGCTGGCCGAGCTGGCGAAGGAACGGGTGGGCGACGAGACGCTGCTCTACTTCGAGGACCAGCGTTGGACCGGCACCCAGCTGATCGAACGAGGCGCCCGGCTGTCCGGCGGGCTGCGGGCCGCCGGGCTGCTGCCGGGTGACCGGGTCGTCGTCTGCATGGCCAACTGCCCCGAGGTCGGGATCACCTACACGGCGGTCTGGCGAGCCGGCGCGGTCGTCACACCGGTGCTGTTCCTGCTCAGCGAGCCGGAGCTGCGGCACGTGCTCACCGACAGCGGCGCCCGGTTCGTCGTCACCACGCCGGACTTCCTGCCCAAGGTGCTGGGCGCCGCGATCGGCGTGCCGACGGTGGCCGCCGTCGTGGTCGCCGGCGATGCCCCCGGCGTTTCCGGCGGTACCGACCTCGCGGGCGCCGGGCGCGGCGCGGTCCCACCGGTGGTCGACTTCGCCGAGCTGGAGGCCGTCGAGGCGGCCGGGCTGGTCGACACCTCGTCCACCGAGATGGCCGCGCTGCTCTACACCGGCGGCACGACCGGCCGCTCCAAGGGCGTCGTGCTCACCCATGACGCGCTGTCGTCCGCCGCGTGGGCGGCCAACGTCTCGCACGAGGAGGAGACGCCCGAGGACGGCAGCCGGCTGGCCGGCCTGTCCCCGCTGCCGCTGTCCCACGTCTACGGGCTCGCCATCAACGTGATGGGCCTGCACTCGACGCGTCCCGGCACCTCCGTGCTGATGCGCTGGTTCGACCCGGGCGAGTTCCTGACGCTGGTCGCCCGCCACCGGGTGCGGATCAGCGCCCTCGTCCCGATGATGATCCGGATGCTGCTGGACACGCCGGTCGAGAGTCACGACACGTCCAGCCTGCGCAGGGTGGTCAGCGGCAGCGCCGCGCTGCCGCGGGAGACCGCACTGGAATGGCAGCGCCGGCTGCCGCACATCGCCCTGGCGGAGGGCTACGGCTGCACGGAGGCGGCCGCGATCGTCTCGTCCGCGCCGCGCCGCGCCATCCGCATCGGCAGCGTCGGGAAGCCCGTCGGGGGCGTGGAGGTGCGGATCGAGCGGCGCGACGGTACCGAGGCGGTCGTCGGCGAGGACGGCGAGATCTGCCTGCGCGGGCCGTCCCTGATGAGCGGCTACTGGAACGCGCCCGAGGAGACCGCCAAGGTGCTGCGCGGCGGCTGGCTGCACACCGGCGACGTCGGGAAGTGCGACGAGGACGGCTACCTCTACGTCGTCGACCGGATCAAGGACGTCATCATCCGCAACGGCTTCAACGTCTACCCGCGCGATGTCGAGGACGTGCTGCTCACGCACCCCGACGTGGTCGCCTGCGGGGTGGTCGGCCGGCCGGACGCGACGCGCGGCGAGGAGATCGTCGCCTTCGTCCAGCTCGCGCCGGGGGCGACGGTGACGCCGGCGGAGCTCATCGCCTTCTCCCGGGAGCGGATCTCGGCGGTGAAGTACCCGCGCGAGGTACTGGTCGTCGACACGATCCCGATCACCAGTGTGCTGAAGACCGACCGCAAGGCGCTGCGCGCGATGCTGGACCGCTGA
- a CDS encoding ABC transporter ATP-binding protein, translating to MSKHRASGPAGAAAVATSTATTGSPSAGDPTGDVVVDAQALTLRFGGVTSLNGVSLRHRRGEILAVIGPNGAGKTSLFNCLTGAYKPQEGSVRFAPTSQKAYSIVGRTPHSITKLGVARTFQNIRLFPALTALENVQIGAEMRQRHGALGAIFGTPRARREDRDGVARSVELMRLVGLEHRLHELSSSLPYGEQRRLEIARALATEPKLLLLDEPAAGTNPSEKLELANLIRAIADTGVSVLLIEHDMRLVMSVAASVVVLNFGQVIAHGTPAEVQRDPAVIEAYLGAQSDEPASGNTTGKDRS from the coding sequence ATGAGCAAGCACCGCGCATCCGGCCCCGCCGGGGCCGCGGCCGTGGCGACGTCGACCGCCACGACCGGTAGCCCGAGCGCAGGCGACCCGACCGGCGACGTGGTCGTCGACGCGCAGGCGCTCACCCTGCGGTTCGGCGGCGTGACCAGCCTCAACGGCGTCTCGCTGCGGCACCGGCGTGGCGAGATCCTCGCCGTCATCGGCCCGAACGGCGCCGGCAAGACGTCGCTGTTCAACTGCCTGACCGGGGCGTACAAGCCGCAGGAAGGCTCGGTGCGCTTCGCGCCGACGTCCCAGAAGGCTTACTCGATCGTCGGCCGGACGCCGCACTCCATCACCAAGCTCGGCGTCGCCCGCACGTTCCAGAACATCCGGCTGTTCCCCGCGCTGACCGCCCTGGAGAACGTGCAGATCGGCGCCGAGATGCGTCAGCGCCACGGCGCGCTCGGCGCGATCTTCGGAACGCCGCGGGCCCGGCGGGAGGACCGCGACGGGGTGGCGCGGTCGGTCGAGCTGATGCGGCTGGTCGGCCTGGAGCACCGGCTGCACGAGCTTTCGTCGTCGCTGCCGTACGGCGAGCAGCGCCGGCTGGAGATCGCCCGGGCGCTGGCGACCGAGCCGAAGCTGCTGTTGCTCGACGAACCGGCGGCCGGCACGAACCCGTCCGAGAAGCTGGAACTGGCCAACCTGATCCGCGCCATCGCCGACACCGGTGTCTCGGTTCTGCTCATCGAGCACGACATGCGGCTGGTCATGTCGGTCGCGGCGAGCGTCGTCGTGCTGAACTTCGGACAGGTCATCGCGCATGGCACCCCAGCCGAGGTGCAGCGCGACCCGGCGGTCATCGAGGCGTATCTGGGAGCCCAGAGCGACGAGCCCGCCTCCGGGAACACCACGGGGAAGGACCGGTCCTGA
- a CDS encoding branched-chain amino acid ABC transporter permease: protein MSAAPTVSDPTPAPASPPEPVSGSGVGSLVTTALFGAKGLRLLGTWVLLSLVLALMTGKDGSPDKPFHAVAQDLLHPRILTFLIIAVVMWVVVALWPLLRSLLQGAVDQARGPATVVTQNRFAPIGANLVLLVLAILAPMFFSTAAQQSMVNDIGIYALLALGLNVVIGYAGMLDLGYIAFFAIGAYATAYFSYKHTSPPLPVHAPFSLNPFFVFPIAFVLAALAGIILGAPTLRLRGDYLAIVTLGFGEIIQLIANNSSWTNGPRGAFGVPHLSVHIGGFNYAWKLDPRPYYYLLLVIIVIVMLALGRLERSRIGRAWAAIREDEIAAEATGVPTLRMKLLAFAIGASVSGFAGVLFASKQFFNPGVFSLQASFLVVTIVIFGGMGNRLGVVVGSVVLQGLAFYLRDKVPATDRYIWFGAVVIVMMIFRPQGVVPSRRRGREIKLAEQGVGHADSLGSAPISEDLAS from the coding sequence ATGAGCGCCGCTCCGACCGTGTCGGACCCGACGCCGGCTCCCGCGTCGCCGCCGGAACCGGTCAGCGGGTCCGGGGTGGGTTCCCTGGTCACCACGGCGCTCTTCGGCGCCAAGGGGTTGCGACTGCTCGGCACCTGGGTGCTGCTGAGCCTCGTGCTCGCGTTGATGACCGGCAAGGACGGCTCGCCGGACAAGCCGTTTCACGCCGTGGCGCAGGACCTCCTCCACCCGCGGATCCTCACCTTCCTGATCATCGCGGTGGTGATGTGGGTGGTGGTCGCGCTCTGGCCGCTGCTGCGGTCGCTGCTGCAGGGGGCGGTCGACCAGGCGCGCGGTCCGGCCACCGTCGTGACGCAGAACAGGTTCGCCCCGATCGGGGCGAACCTGGTGCTCCTGGTCCTCGCGATCCTCGCGCCGATGTTCTTCTCGACGGCCGCGCAGCAGTCGATGGTCAACGACATCGGTATCTACGCGCTGCTCGCGCTCGGCCTCAACGTCGTCATCGGCTACGCCGGCATGCTCGACCTCGGCTACATCGCCTTCTTCGCGATCGGCGCCTACGCGACGGCGTACTTCTCCTACAAGCACACCTCGCCGCCGCTGCCGGTGCACGCGCCGTTCAGCCTGAACCCGTTCTTCGTGTTCCCGATCGCGTTTGTGCTCGCGGCGCTGGCCGGCATCATCCTGGGTGCGCCGACGCTGCGGCTGCGCGGTGACTACCTGGCGATCGTGACGCTCGGGTTCGGCGAGATCATCCAGCTGATCGCGAACAACTCGTCGTGGACGAACGGGCCGCGGGGCGCGTTCGGCGTACCGCACCTCTCGGTTCACATCGGCGGCTTCAACTACGCCTGGAAGCTGGATCCGAGGCCGTACTACTACCTGCTGCTCGTCATCATCGTCATCGTCATGCTCGCGCTCGGCCGGCTGGAACGGTCGAGAATCGGCCGGGCCTGGGCGGCGATCCGGGAGGACGAGATCGCGGCCGAGGCGACCGGTGTGCCGACGCTGCGGATGAAGCTGCTGGCCTTCGCGATCGGCGCCTCGGTCTCCGGCTTCGCCGGGGTGCTGTTCGCCAGCAAGCAGTTCTTCAACCCCGGCGTCTTCAGCCTGCAGGCGTCGTTCCTGGTGGTGACGATCGTCATCTTCGGCGGCATGGGCAACCGGCTGGGCGTCGTCGTCGGATCGGTGGTCCTGCAGGGCCTGGCGTTCTATCTGCGGGACAAGGTGCCGGCGACGGACCGCTATATCTGGTTCGGCGCGGTGGTCATCGTGATGATGATCTTCCGGCCGCAGGGTGTCGTCCCGTCGCGGCGGCGCGGGCGGGAGATCAAGCTGGCCGAGCAGGGCGTCGGCCACGCGGACTCGCTCGGTTCCGCGCCGATCTCGGAGGACCTGGCCTCATGA
- a CDS encoding ABC transporter ATP-binding protein, whose translation MLLELVDVEVAYGAVTALRGVRLTVDAGEIVTLLGANGAGKTTTLRTVSGLLRPRAGQVLLDGEPLSRIPAHQLIRRGVAHSPEGRRIFPSMSVRENLLMGAFHDRKHVSTDLEMVFGMFPRLKERIGQAGGTLSGGEQQMLAIGRALMSRPRLLLLDEPSMGLAPLIVQTIFEVIAQINATGVAVLLVEQNAAQALRIANRGYVLETGRVVLDGPADVLLADDRVRQAYLGEDVGTPTGAEAAASS comes from the coding sequence ATGCTGCTGGAGCTCGTCGACGTCGAGGTCGCGTACGGCGCCGTCACCGCGCTGCGCGGGGTGCGGCTCACGGTCGACGCCGGGGAGATCGTCACGCTGCTCGGCGCGAACGGCGCGGGCAAGACGACGACGCTGCGCACCGTCTCGGGACTGCTGCGGCCACGGGCCGGGCAGGTGCTCCTCGACGGCGAGCCGCTGTCGCGGATTCCGGCGCATCAGCTGATCCGGCGCGGGGTCGCGCACTCACCGGAGGGCCGGCGGATCTTCCCGTCGATGTCGGTCCGCGAGAACCTGCTGATGGGCGCGTTCCACGACCGCAAGCACGTCTCGACCGACCTGGAGATGGTCTTCGGGATGTTCCCGCGGCTCAAGGAGCGGATCGGCCAGGCCGGCGGCACGCTGTCCGGCGGTGAGCAGCAGATGCTGGCGATCGGTCGTGCCCTGATGAGCAGGCCGCGGCTGCTGCTGCTCGACGAGCCGTCGATGGGGCTGGCGCCGCTGATCGTCCAGACCATCTTCGAGGTCATCGCGCAGATCAACGCCACCGGCGTCGCCGTGCTGCTCGTCGAGCAGAACGCCGCCCAGGCCCTGCGGATCGCCAACCGGGGCTACGTGCTGGAGACCGGTCGGGTCGTGCTCGACGGCCCGGCCGACGTACTGCTCGCCGACGACCGCGTCCGGCAGGCCTACCTCGGCGAGGATGTCGGGACGCCGACCGGCGCCGAGGCAGCCGCCAGCTCCTGA
- a CDS encoding D-arabinono-1,4-lactone oxidase: MGSSAGWRQRRSETPTAWTNWAGNQTATPAEVAHPAGPDEVATLVRKAVDGGSRLRPIGTGHSFTAIGRPDGPDTTQLVLDRCADLLALDAASGLVTVGAGMTLSRLNRLLAEAGLALTNLGDIERQTIAGALATGTHGTGARFGGLATQVRAFELVRGDGEIVLCSAHDHADLFAAARVGLGAVGVVTSVTLQAVPLFALRAEEGSARLPELLDGFDEFADGVDHAEFYWFPHTDRTLTKRNTRISLSAGQSELDPLGRLRGWFSDEFLSNRVFGLVVATGRHAPRTISPAARVSSRALGARTFTDLSYKVFTSERRVRFKEMEYALPRAELVGAIRELTAAVERSDLRISFPVEVRVSAPDEIWLSTAHGRETGYVAVHVDHGTPHEEYFGMVEAIMTAAGGRPHWGKLHTQTAETLRPRYPKFDDFRAVRAQSDPAGVFTNDYLDQVLGPVAR, translated from the coding sequence GTGGGCTCTTCCGCCGGCTGGCGGCAAAGGCGGTCGGAGACCCCGACGGCGTGGACGAACTGGGCGGGCAACCAGACGGCGACGCCGGCCGAGGTCGCGCACCCGGCCGGCCCCGACGAGGTCGCGACCCTGGTGCGCAAGGCCGTCGACGGCGGTTCGCGGCTGCGCCCGATCGGGACCGGCCACTCGTTCACCGCGATCGGGCGGCCCGACGGCCCGGACACGACCCAGCTGGTGCTGGACCGATGCGCCGACCTGCTCGCGTTGGACGCCGCCAGCGGGCTGGTGACCGTGGGCGCCGGGATGACGCTGAGCCGGCTCAACCGGCTCCTCGCCGAGGCGGGGCTGGCGTTGACCAACCTCGGCGACATCGAGCGACAGACGATCGCCGGGGCGTTGGCGACCGGCACCCACGGCACCGGCGCCCGGTTCGGCGGGCTCGCGACCCAGGTACGGGCCTTCGAGCTCGTCCGGGGCGACGGGGAGATCGTGCTGTGCTCCGCGCACGACCACGCCGACCTGTTCGCCGCCGCCCGGGTGGGGCTGGGCGCCGTCGGGGTCGTCACGTCGGTGACGCTTCAGGCGGTCCCGCTGTTCGCGCTGCGGGCCGAGGAGGGCTCGGCCCGGCTGCCGGAGCTGCTGGACGGTTTCGACGAGTTCGCCGACGGTGTCGACCACGCCGAGTTCTACTGGTTCCCACACACCGACCGCACACTGACGAAGCGCAACACCCGGATTTCCCTGTCCGCCGGGCAGAGCGAGCTCGACCCGCTGGGCCGGCTGCGGGGATGGTTCTCCGACGAATTCCTGTCGAACCGGGTCTTCGGCCTGGTCGTCGCCACCGGCCGGCACGCTCCGCGCACCATTTCGCCGGCGGCCAGGGTCAGCTCCCGGGCACTCGGCGCCCGCACCTTCACCGACCTTTCCTACAAGGTGTTCACCTCGGAGCGCCGGGTGCGTTTCAAGGAGATGGAGTACGCGCTCCCGAGGGCCGAGCTGGTCGGCGCGATCCGCGAGCTGACGGCCGCGGTGGAACGCTCCGACCTGCGGATCTCCTTCCCGGTCGAGGTCCGGGTCTCGGCGCCCGACGAGATCTGGCTGTCGACGGCGCACGGCCGGGAGACCGGCTACGTCGCGGTGCACGTCGACCACGGCACCCCGCACGAGGAGTACTTCGGGATGGTCGAGGCCATCATGACCGCGGCCGGCGGTCGGCCACACTGGGGAAAGCTGCACACCCAGACCGCGGAGACCCTCCGGCCGCGTTACCCGAAGTTCGACGACTTCCGAGCCGTCCGTGCCCAGAGCGACCCAGCCGGAGTCTTCACCAACGACTATCTCGACCAGGTCCTCGGGCCCGTCGCCAGATAG
- a CDS encoding amino acid deaminase/aldolase, whose protein sequence is MRAEMPTGPTASSSTAPGGSAGSGGAPVAPEPDWDRLEAATSALSSPFAVVDLPAFWANAADLVRRAAGKPIRVASKSVRCRALLREVLATDGFAGILAYTLAEAVWLAEEFPDVVVGYPTTDQAALRALAGSPVAAARVTLMVDSVGHLDLIDEVVGPDRPALRVCLDLDASLRLAGGRVHVGVRRSPVHSVTQAGELARAVVERPGFTLVGVMAYEAQVAGLGDVPADLGDGASPLGRTARAGARARAEVVRRMQARSMAELAERRAAVVAAVGEVAAAAGGGLEFVNGGGTGSVHWTTVEPAVTEIAAGSGLYAPTLFDRYQAFTPAPAALFALSVVRRPAPGIVTVAGGGWIASGPPGPDRVPRPVHPAGLRFVGTEGAGEVQTPLRGPAADRLRIGDRVWFRHAKAGELCEHVNLLHLVDADGSVRPVPTYRGEGQAF, encoded by the coding sequence ATGCGCGCGGAGATGCCAACGGGGCCGACGGCCTCCAGCTCGACGGCCCCCGGCGGGTCCGCGGGGTCTGGCGGGGCGCCGGTCGCGCCCGAGCCGGACTGGGACCGCCTGGAGGCCGCCACCTCGGCGCTGAGCTCGCCGTTCGCGGTGGTCGACCTGCCGGCGTTCTGGGCCAACGCCGCCGACCTGGTCCGCCGGGCGGCCGGGAAGCCGATCCGGGTGGCGAGCAAGTCGGTGCGCTGCCGGGCCTTGCTGCGGGAGGTGCTCGCGACCGACGGGTTCGCCGGGATCCTCGCCTACACCCTCGCCGAGGCGGTCTGGCTCGCCGAGGAGTTCCCGGACGTCGTCGTCGGCTACCCCACGACGGACCAGGCGGCGCTGCGTGCCCTGGCCGGCAGCCCGGTGGCCGCGGCCCGGGTGACGCTCATGGTGGACTCGGTCGGCCACCTCGACCTGATCGACGAGGTCGTCGGCCCGGACCGCCCGGCGCTGCGGGTCTGTCTCGACCTGGACGCCTCCCTGCGGCTGGCCGGGGGCCGGGTACACGTCGGCGTGCGGCGCTCGCCGGTGCACTCGGTCACCCAGGCCGGCGAGCTCGCCAGGGCGGTCGTCGAGCGGCCGGGGTTCACGCTCGTCGGTGTGATGGCGTACGAGGCCCAGGTCGCCGGCCTCGGTGACGTCCCCGCGGACCTGGGCGACGGCGCCAGCCCGCTCGGCAGGACCGCGCGGGCCGGCGCCCGGGCGCGGGCCGAGGTCGTGCGCCGGATGCAGGCCCGTTCGATGGCAGAGCTCGCCGAGCGGCGGGCCGCCGTGGTGGCCGCCGTGGGCGAGGTCGCCGCCGCGGCGGGAGGCGGGCTGGAGTTCGTCAACGGCGGCGGCACCGGCAGCGTGCACTGGACCACGGTGGAGCCGGCCGTCACCGAGATCGCCGCCGGCTCCGGGCTCTACGCCCCGACGCTGTTCGACCGGTACCAGGCCTTCACGCCCGCGCCGGCCGCGCTGTTCGCGCTGTCGGTCGTGCGCCGCCCGGCGCCCGGGATCGTGACGGTGGCCGGTGGCGGCTGGATCGCCTCCGGGCCGCCCGGCCCGGACCGGGTGCCCCGGCCCGTGCACCCCGCCGGCCTCCGGTTCGTCGGCACCGAGGGGGCCGGTGAGGTGCAGACCCCGCTGCGGGGCCCGGCGGCGGACCGGCTGCGGATCGGCGACCGGGTCTGGTTCCGGCACGCCAAGGCGGGGGAGCTGTGCGAGCACGTCAACCTGCTGCACCTCGTCGACGCCGACGGCTCGGTCCGCCCGGTCCCGACCTACCGAGGCGAGGGCCAGGCCTTCTGA
- a CDS encoding branched-chain amino acid ABC transporter permease, whose translation MGFVHQFWQLTIDGLMSGSLYAVIALGYTLVYGVLQLINFAHSEVFMLGAFGGLFAARPIIHMFDHTPSGMASVGIVMVGLIAGAASGALAAFVLERVAYRPLRKRNAPRLAYLISAIGASGFAVNMAGKLWGHQNVPLPPAFTNGVVFHIFTGKVNTQTLVIIAVAAFMLIVLDTLVARTRLGQSIRAVAQDADTAIMMGVNVERVIVLTFVIGGALAGAGGFLQAMTFSAANNMGFLPGVKAFTAAVLGGIGNVRGAVLGGLTLGLIESYGGFIFQASYKDVIAFLVLVLILMVRPTGLLGERLGRAA comes from the coding sequence ATGGGCTTCGTCCACCAGTTCTGGCAGCTAACCATCGACGGGCTGATGTCGGGCTCGTTGTATGCCGTCATCGCGCTCGGCTACACCCTGGTGTATGGCGTCCTGCAGCTGATCAACTTTGCGCACAGCGAGGTCTTCATGCTGGGCGCGTTCGGCGGCCTGTTCGCGGCCCGGCCGATCATCCACATGTTCGACCACACCCCGTCGGGGATGGCCTCGGTCGGGATCGTGATGGTCGGCCTCATTGCCGGCGCGGCGTCCGGCGCGCTCGCCGCCTTCGTGCTTGAACGGGTGGCCTACCGCCCGCTGCGGAAGCGGAACGCGCCCCGGCTGGCGTATCTGATCAGCGCCATCGGGGCGTCCGGGTTCGCCGTCAACATGGCCGGCAAGCTGTGGGGGCACCAGAACGTGCCGCTGCCGCCGGCGTTCACCAACGGCGTCGTGTTCCACATCTTCACCGGCAAGGTGAACACCCAGACGCTGGTCATCATCGCGGTCGCCGCGTTCATGCTCATCGTTCTCGACACGCTGGTCGCCCGCACCCGGCTCGGTCAGAGCATCCGCGCGGTCGCGCAGGACGCCGACACCGCGATCATGATGGGCGTCAACGTCGAGCGGGTCATCGTGCTGACCTTCGTCATCGGCGGAGCGCTGGCGGGCGCCGGCGGCTTCCTGCAGGCGATGACGTTCAGCGCCGCGAACAACATGGGCTTCCTGCCCGGCGTCAAGGCGTTCACCGCCGCCGTGCTCGGCGGTATCGGCAACGTGCGTGGCGCGGTGCTCGGCGGCCTGACTCTCGGCCTGATCGAGAGCTACGGCGGCTTCATCTTCCAGGCGTCCTACAAGGACGTCATCGCGTTCCTGGTGCTGGTGCTGATCCTGATGGTCAGGCCGACCGGCCTGCTCGGCGAGCGACTGGGGAGGGCCGCATGA